CATGTGCATGTTCGCTGATTCCGACAAGGCTACCATCTGGCGCGGTCCTATGGTGAGTCAGATGATCCAGCATTTCATTCATCATGTTCGTTGGGGCAAGCTGGACTACCTTCTGGTGGACTTCCCTCCAGGAACAGGTGACATCCAGTTGACCTTGACCCAGAACTGTCCCATGGCAGGTGCCGTGGTTGTGACCACCCCGCAGGAAGTGGCCTTGGCTGACTGCCGTAAGGGTATCGCCATGTTCGACAACGTGGGCGTGCCTGTCATCGGTATCGTGGAAAACATGAGCTACTTCATTTGCGACCAGTGCAACAAACCCCACTACATCTTCCGTCAGGGGGGGGGTGCCAAGATCGCAGAAAAGTGGGGCGTACCCCTCATTGCCAAGGTTCCTCTGGAACCTGCCGTTGCCGACTGTGGCGACTCCGGTACTCCGGCAGTGTTGAGCAATCCCAACTCCGAATCTGCAAAGGCCTTTATGGAAGCGGCCGACGCCATGGTCAGAACCATCTCCATCTTTGATCACGAAGGCGATGGCGTTCTCAAGACCTTCAACTATGAATTTGACCAGTTGCCGGTGGAGGAAGTCTAATGATCCAGCCTAAGAAAGTTTTTAGAACCGCCGACGGCAAGCTTGGTTTTGAATGGACCGACGGTAGCCGCGGGGCCTGTTCCATCCGCAAGCTGCGTTGTGCATGCCCCTGCGCCCTGTGTGTGGATGAGCATACCGGCGTGAAGCTTTTGGACGATTCCACTGTGCCAGAAGACATTAAGTTGGTGAAGGTCCAGTCTGTTGGCCGCTATGCAGCCTCTCTGGCTTTTAGCGACGGCCATAATTCTGGAATTTACCCTTATGATAAATTGAAGGAATTGACGGATTTGGCTTAAAAAACCATATTTGTTCAAATCTTATTCCGAGTTATTGAATTTTAGGTGATAATGATATGAGTGATGCAAACGAAGCCCTCTATTTCCGAGACTTGAATCGGTTCCCGACACTGACTCCCCAGGAGGAGTCGGCTCTCCTGACCATTATCAAGACCGGATCCACCGAAGAAATTCGTAAGTCCGCCCTGCAGCGCTTGATTCGCGGTAACCTCCGTTTCGTGGTTAGCGTGGCTCGCAAGTACCAGGGCCGTGGACTTTCTCTCTTGGATTTGATCAACGAAGGTAACTTGGGCTTGTTCAAGGCGGCCAAGCGCTTCGATATGGACAAGGACGTGAAGTTCATCTCCTACGCAGTGTGGTGGATTCGTCAGTCCATTCAGAAGGCTTTGTTTGAACAAGTGGGCGCGGTCCGAATTCCGCCTAACAAGCTTGCCTTGGTAAACCGTTTTAAGCGCGCCTTGATGCAGAACGACGGTGACTACGATAAGACCATCGCCATGGATGAATTCTCTCCCTTTGAAAGGGACATCGTGGAAGTCATGGAAAAGATCGTGGATATTTCCTTGGATGCTCCTATCGGCGACAGCACCACAGTTTCTAGCAGCAGCGAATCCGTTAGCACCCTCATGGACGTTCTTGGCTCCGAAGGCAACCAGGACGAAGACATGGAAAGGGAAGAACGCAAGAAGTTGATCCAGGAAACCCTGTCCTCCTTGCCACAGCGTGAAGAAGAAATTTTGCGTATGTTCTACGGTCTGGATACCGTTGAAGATACCACCTTGAAAGACATCGGCGAAGACTTGAAGCTGAGCCGTGAACGTGTCCGCCAGATCAAGAACAAGACTTTGCGTCGCTTGCAGAAGAGCAAGGAACACAAGGAAAAGCTGGCTGACTTTTTGGAAGATTAATGGCTAAAAAAACTTCGGGAGCACAGAAGGCCGCATACCTGTTTTTGGCTTTGTGTTGCGGTGCGCTGCTGGCTTTTGCCGGCTGGCGCGCTTATGATATTTATGGACCGTCTAAAATCACGGTTGGTGGTGTACCTTACGGTTTGCCGGCTGGTTCTTCCGTACCTCGTGGTGACGCTCCTGATATGGCCGATGCTGTTTCCAAGTCCCCGATCCAGGTTCAAACAGAACTGCGTCGTGCAACGGAACTTTTCCGCTCCGGCATGTATGGTTCTGCCTACGATATCTATGATGGCGTCGTGGCTCTTTACCCGGACCTGCTCCCTGCAATCTGGGGCGAAGTGAACACCACGTTTGAAATGGGACAGCTTTCGGAAAACCAGCACGACCGTCAAGCTTTGCTGGTTGGAAAGCTTCAGGGCAAGTATCCGGGAACTGGCATTGCCACTTACCTGGATAGCCGAAATTTCTATGCCGCAGGTAATGAGACTGCAGCTCTGGAGCTGGCCCGCGCTGCGACGGAAAAGGCTCCTTCCCTTATTGAAGCCAGACTTTGGTTTGCTCAGCTCCTGATGAACAATTCCAGGTTGCTCCAGGCGGCTGGTGAACTCCGCACTGTAATCAGCCTTTCCAACGGGGAAGCTCCCAAGGCCTACGAACTGCTGGCTGAAATTTATCACCAGAACGGCTTGCTGGACAGCTGCTCCGCTATCGTGGACTACGCACTTTCCCAGTATCCCATGAACGTCCGCTTGCTTTTGCTGCAGGGCTTCCTCAACGAATACCAAGGCAACTTTGATGCCGCTGAAAAACTTTACCAGCGTATCCTGGCTTTCCGTCCCGACTATGGTCCTGCTAAGGAGGCAGCAGCATCTATTGGCGAAAAGACTCCTCCGGGCCCGAGCAACGGTGGTGCAATGTCTCCCCAGGAAAGGGCTCAGACTGCCTGCGATATCTTGGAACCGCTGGTAGAACGTTACCCGGAAAACCTGCCTTTGCGCGAAGCTTTGGGCCGTGCCTACATGAAGGGCCGCTACTTTGACCGCGCACGTCAGCAGTTCCAGGAAATTCAGAAGGCCGATCCGGAATATCCGGATATCCGTCAGCTGGTTCAGGAAACGAACGCAGTGCGTGTGGCTCCTGTCGTGAAAAATGACGGCTTGACCGCAAACTTGAACCGAGCTATCGACAGCTTGCGCGGAAACAGCATGCCGTCTACGAAGCATGATTTCTCGACCATGCTTGGTCATTACCTTGTTCGTTATGGCGCTACTCCGAAGGAATTCTTCAAGAAGTATTCCATCAGCAATTTCCGACCGGTTGCTAATAACGTATGGCAGGAATCTTTCTATACGGCTCCTTACCTGCACACCTATACGGTAGTCTTCGATTCCCTGAATCACTTCAAGGAAGTCCACGTGGTAGTCTTTGACTCTTCTTCCAATTCCAACCATTTGGGAATTGCTCCGGAAGTGTTCACTCGCTTGCTCAAGCAGAACTCTAGAATTTCCGGTATCGGTAATAGCACTGGAGAAACCGATTGTGGAGACGATCTTATCTTGGATGCTGCAGTCTGGGAAACTCAGGACAACTTTGAATTATTGGCCCGAGTGGTTGGTAAACCTGCAGAAGTGCGCATGATTCGTTTTGACAAGTCCGCATTGCCGCCTGGCTTGAAACTCTGCGATTACGCCAAGTATTTGAACCAATATTGAGAATAGTTTTTTTGTATTTTAATGAATATGCGTGGAATTCGAATAATCGCTTTAGCTTTGGCAGCCTTTGCTTTGGAAGGCTGTACTTGCTGCGCTTATTTGAACCACATGTTCAATGCTGAACGTCTTTACGATGAAGCTTCTGAGATGCGTCAGGCTCGTCAGGATTCTGTGCCTGATTCAGAAACTTCTCTCCCCGGTTCTGATGAACGAGTCAAGTATGATAAGGTCATTGAAAAAGGCTCTCGCGTTCTTGAACGTTTCCCCAAGAATACGAAGCGTACGGCCGAAGCTGTGTTCCTGATTGGTGAGTCTTATCGCCACAAGCAGGAATGGGGGAAGGCCATCACCAAGTACGATGAGTTTGAACGCTATTTCTCTGAAAATGATTCCATGGCTACGGTGGAATATCAGCGTGCCTACTGCTTGTACAGAAATGGCGAATACAACATTAGCCGCTTTGCCCTTGAACCTGTTGTTTCAAGGAAGGATCATCCCTACTATTTCCAGGGATTGAATCTTTTGTCCCTTTTGGATGAAAAGGCAGACTTTCCGGAACAGGCTATTGCTTCCTTGGAGGCTGTCCTTGCTGACACCTCGGGAACACCCTTCATGCGAGCAAAGGCTCACTTTAGACTTGCCGGACTTTACTTCAAGATGGAAGAATGGGGCAAGGCTCGTGAACACTACACTGCAAAAGAAATTTCCCAGCTTAATGTGAGAGAACGTCAAACGTCTGGCGAACAGGCCGCGGAATGCTTGGTCAAGCAGAAGGATTTCTTGAAGGCTGCCGACGAGTTCAAGGAACTGTACAAGAACGAAGAGTTCGCTGCTGCTCGTTCCTTGTATCTGGTTCGTATCGGCGAAGTGACCTTGATGGCGGAAAAGTACGCCGATGCAATCGTCATTTTGCAAAAGGTGAACGACGAATATCCGCGCACGGAATACTCTTCCCGTAGTTACTATACCTTGGGCGATTACGAACAGAACAAGAAGATGGATTATGAAAATGCTATTGCCTATTACGACAGTAGCTTTATGGCAAGAAGCATTTGCGAATGGGGCATGGAAAGCCGCAATCGTCGTGATGCGCTGAAGCGTCTCCTTGCCATGCGTAACCAGAACGATTCCTTGCGTAAAAAAGATTCCATTCCTAATATGACGGGCTTCTTCAGTTCTGAATTCCAAATTGCAGAATTGTTCCTGTTCAAGTTGGATGAAGTGGATAGCGCCGTTACCCGATTGTCAGCCATTATCGAGGAATCCAAGGATAGCGTTCAGGTTTTGAAGGCTACTTATGCCAAGGCATTTATTTTGGATGAATTCCTGCACGACCCTGATGCCGCTGAAGAAATCTACAAGGAAATTGTTGAAAAGTATCCGGACACGGAATATGGTAAGCAGGCCCAGGCTAACTTGGGTATGCGTGTCACTTTGAAGACTCGCGAAGATTTGGCTAGAGACCGTTATCTGGTGGCAGAAAGCTTGTGGACCATCGCTTCCGAAATGCCTGTGGATCAAATGGACTTGGTTGATTCTGCCTATGCATCTGCATTCAATGCCTTTGATAGTTTGTATCAGGAATATCCTGAAACGCAATCCGGGGCTCAGGCTCTTTACATGAAGAGCATCTACTTCCGAATGAATCCGGATCGTGTGGACAGCGTCGTCGCCAATTTGAAAACACTCAGTGAAACTCATCCTCAGACTCCGTGGGGCAGGGAAGCTGCAAAGCTGCTGAATTCCCGAATCACAATTACAGACAAGGATCTGGAACGTCTCCGCAAGCGTGTCAAGAACAGCGAAGAACATATTGAAAGACTTTCTGCTCAGTATTACGAAAACCTCGGTAGAAAGCCTGAAGAAAAGAAGGTCGAGGTCAAGAGCAAGGAAGAAGAAATTCTCGAGAATACGTACAACAGCATGTACGACTTCGAATAAAAATCAGAAAAATTTTGGGATAGATGGCGATTGTCAGAAATTGACAATCGCTGTTTTTATATTTGTGCACAGAAAGGCACTAGTGATGAATTGAGACAAGGAAGAAAGTGTCGGTGCCTTATAGGAGTAACTATGAGAAACAAGTCCATGAAGAAGAATGCAAAAGCTGTTGTGACTAACGTGGTTGAAATCCCGGAACAGAAACCCTGGGTGTCTGGCTTTGAAATGTTCAAGCGCCGTATTGATGAACAACTTCAGATGAATGGCTTTTCTGACGGATTTGTTGATGACGAGGACTTGCTGCCCTTTTACCGCATGGGCGAAAGCGAAACCTACGTGCTGGCTGCGCTGGGTTGCGCCATGCCGTAGCACGATGTTTTTTTCTTAGTTGTTGGTTAGATGAAAAAGAAAAGGCCCGGTTTCGACCGGGTCTTTTTTACTTAGCCTTGTAGCTTACGAAGCGGATGTTGTCGCAGTAGTCTTTATGAATACCTGCGAATTCCAGCCAAGGATAGTTGGAGGCTTCGGCCTTCAAAACTTCTGCCTGCTCGGATCCGATTTCCAGGAAAATCATGGCGCCGCTGCGGAGGCGGTTTTCGGACTGCTGGAGGAGCTTGCGAACCAGTTCCAGACCGTCGGCACCACCGTAGAGGGCGAGGGCCGGGTCGAACTTGTCCACTTCCGGCTGGAGCTTTCCCTTTTCGGAATCCGGAATGTAGGGGAGGTTTGCCACCAGGCAGTCAATCTTCTTGTCGGCGCTGTAGCCTGCGGAGGCGAGAGTTTCGGCAGTAACGGCGTTCAGCAAGTCTCCCTGAGCAAAGACCAGCTTGTCGCTGTTCAGCTCGTTGGCTTCTGCATTTTCGCGAGCCAGTGCCAATGCGTCTTCGGAAACATCGCAGGCCAGAACCTTGGCGGTTTCCATTTCCTTGACGCAGGAGATGGCGATGCAGCCGGAACCGGTTCCGATTTCCACCACGAAGGGAGATTCAACTTCCTTCACGCTGTTCTTCACCATGTCCACGATGTCTTCGGTTTCAGAACGAGGAATGAGGGCTCTAGCGTCGCACTTGATAATGAATCCGCGGAAACTTGTATCGCCGATGATGTGCTGCAACGGTTCGCGGTTGGCGCGGCGTGCCACCAGCGGGCGGAGGGTGTCCAGTTCCGCCGAAGTCAAGGGCTTTTCGAAGTTCAGGTAAAGATCCATGCGGTTCTTCATCTGGAGGCCGAAACTGATGATGTGCTGTGCGTCCAGCAGAGGATCAGGAACGCCTTTCTTTTCAAAGAAGACCTTGGTGCGGTTCAAAATTTCAAGAACCGTCATGGGACCGTTATTTGCGGGTGTTGCCATCGCGCTTTCCTTACTGGTTAGGGCGCCGGACTAAGCCTGGAACTTGCCCAACTTTTCCTGAGCGTTAGCCATCTGGAGGCCGTTGATGACTTCCTGAAGGTCGCCTGCTACAACCTGGTCCAGGTTGTACAAGGTGAGGCCGATGCGGTGATCGGTCACGCGGTTCTGCGGATAGTTGTAAGTACGGATCTTGGCGGAGCGGTCGCCGGTACCCACGAGGGCCTTACGGCTGGCCGCTTCTTCACGTTCCTTCTTGGCGATGACTTCGTCCAAAATCTTGGAACGGAGCATTTCCATAGCGTGCAAGCGGTTCTGCAACTGAGAACGTTCAGTCTGGCAGCTCACCACCACGCCTGTGGGAATATGGGTCAAACGCACTGCGGAGTCAGTCTTGTTAATGTACTGACCGCCAGCACCACTGGAACGGTAGGTGTCCATGTGAATGTCGGCTTCGCGAATTTCAACGTCCACTTCTTCTGCTTCCGGAAGGATTGCGACAGTTGCCGCAGAGGTGTGAACACGGCCCTGGGTTTCAGTTTCCGGCACGCGCTGCACGCGGTGAACGCCACTTTCAAACTTCAATGTGCCGTAAACGCTATCGCCTTCGATGTAGGCGCGGATTTCCTTGTAGCCGCCCACAGTACCTTCGCTCAGGTCCTGGATGGTGATCTTCCAGCCCATCTTTTCGCAATAGGCGCGGTACATACGGAAGAGGTCGCCAGCGAACAGTGCGGATTCGTCACCGCCGGTACCGCCACGAATTTCGATAGTTGCGTTACGGAAGTCCCACGGATCCTTGGGAACCATGAGAATCTGCAATTCGTCGGTAAGACCCGGCAGTGCCTTTTCGATGGAACTCAGTTCAGACTTGGCCATGGCAACCATTTCCGGGTCGGAATCGCCCAGAGCCATCTTCCATTCTTCCTGGTCGTTGACCATCTGCAGGTATTCCTTGGCCTTGATCACGGCCTTTTCAATACCCTTGTACTGCTTATGGATCTTGTTGTAACGAGCCTGGTCACCAAGAACATCGGGATTGCCCAATTCGGATTCCAGTTCTTCGTACTTTTCAATGAGTTTACGTGCTTTATCTTTCATCGCGTGCAAATGTAGAAAAAGTGTTTAGTAGACAGTGGTTAGTAAACAGTTTTTTCTGGTCAAGAACGTTCCTAATCACTAACCACTAACCACTAACCACTAGCTAGAACTGATTGATGAAGAAGGTGATACAGAGGCTGTTAATGAAGTCTGCAAACATACTTCCTACGATGGGGACCAGCAGGTAGGGCTTCACGGCGGGGGCGAAACGGTTGGTGATGGCCTGCATGTTGGCCATGGCGTTGGGGGTTGCACCCATGCCGAAACCGCAAACGCCGGCGGAAAGTACCGCGGCATCGTAATCGCGACCCATCACATTGAACACGATGAAGTAGGCGAACAGGAACATGAGCAAGGTCTGTGCGCAGAGCAACACCACCAAAGGCAAGGCCAGGGAGGTGAGCTGCCAGAGCTTCAGGGTGATCATGGCGATGCCCAGGAACAATGAAAGGCAGATGCCACCCACGTCGCTGATTTCACCCATGTGGACTTCGTACTTGCTGCTGTATTCGCAAATGTTACGCATGATGGCGGCAACGATCATGGCGCCGATGTAGGCGGGGAAGGTCATGCCGGTTTTGGAAAGAAGGGTGGAAACCAAAGTGCCGAAGCCCATGGCGATGGCCAGCTGGAAGGCTGCGGTGGAGTAGCGCTTTGCGGAACGCTTGTACTTGCTCTGCTCTTCCTTAAGTTCTGTCTTGTCTTCGGTTTTGGCGGACTTCAGAAGATCGCGCTTGAGGATGAGCTTGCGACCCAGGGGGCCACCCATGAGAGAACCTGCCACAAGGCCGAAGGTTGCTGCAGCGGTGCAGAGGGTGGTGGCTCCTTCCATGCCGAAATCTTCAAGGACCGGGCCGAAGGCGCCTGCGGTACCGTGGCCGCCCACCATGGAGATGGAACCTGCGGAAAGGCCTACCAGCGGGCTTACGTGAAGCAACTTGGCCAGGAAAACTGCCAGGGAATTCTGGAATACGATAAGCACGCAGACGCAGATCAGGAGGAGAATCAGGTTGATGCCACCGCTCTTCAAAATCTTCAAGTTGGCGTTGAAACCTACGGAGGTGAAGAACACCATCATGCAGATGGATTTCAAGGTTTCGTCAAACTGGAATTCCAGAAGATTTAGCTTGTACAAAATGCAGGAAATACAAGCGAATACAATGCCACCCACCACCGGGGAGGGAATGCAGAACTTTTCCAGGAACTTGATTTTCTTTTTCAGGTTGGCGCCGAAGACGAGAACGATGACGGCCAGGGCCAAGGTCTGGTACATGTCTAAAGATAATGTGAACATGGTTTCTCCTTAGTCGCCTGTAGAGGGAATGGGACCGCGGGCCTGGAGGGGTTCGACGACTTCTACTTTAGCGTTCTTGCTGGCGTAGAATGCTGCTGCGCCCGGATGGAAGGCTACGGGAATATTTGCGGTGGCATTTTCAAGTGCGGTGGCTACGGCAATGGAATTGGCCGTGGAGGCGGATGCAATGTTTGCTGCGGCGATTGCGAAAACGGATTCGGCGACCTTAGCTACGGTGGCGTTGTCTATCAGTTGGTTTGCTACGAGAACAGCCTTTGCCCCAAGGGTTTGCAGGTCGGCTTCCTGGCCTGCGTAGGTGCCTGCGGGAATGACGCTTGCAGTAAGTTCCGGATGGAGGCCCATGATGCGAGCGGCGTCAGCTTCGCCGATGGAAAGAAGGCGAATGTTCTTGCTGTTTGCAAGTTCGCTAATAGAGGGGGTGGGAATACCTGCGGTGCAGAAGAAGGCGTCAATTTCGCCAGCCTTTAAAGCGTCGGCAGATTCCTTGAAACTGAGTTTTTTGGCGTCCACCTTGTCCAAAGAAATTCCGTAGGATTCCAAAATGATTTCTGCATTGCGAAGCACGCCGGATTCTTCTTCACCCACGGCGACGCGTTTGCCGACGAGATCAGCAACGGACTTGATTTCAGAATCGCCTGCCACCACGATCTGGATGGATTCGGTGTAAAGTCCAGCTACAGCGGCGATGGCGTGACGCATGCGGCTGCGCATCAAGTAGTCTTTCAAAATATCGGCCTGGACAATACCGAAGTCAATGAAACCTTCTTCAATGAGGCGGATGTTTGCGGAAGTTCCAGAGGTGTTCTTCACCTGAATTTGAATGCTGCCGTTTGCCTTGTTAAAAGTTTCAGCAAAACTGTTGGCGAACTTATCGTAAAGACCGCCCTTGTTGCCGGAACCGAAACGGATGTTCTGCTTTTCGGAATTGCAGGATGTTGTAAAAACTGTTGCTGCGACAAGAATTGCCGCGGTAGCTATCTTGAATGCAAAAGTCGATGCTTTCATTGGAGAACTCCAGTGGAATAGGGACTAATGCAATAATAGAAATTCTAAATTTTTTCGCATGGAAATTAAACCCATCGGAACATTTTTTGGCGATGCTGTATACAAGTACGACGCTCCCCGACAGGGCCGTCTTTTTGCAGGACATCCTGGTCGCATTGTCTTGAATGCTGGATGTAATTTTGAAATGGCCCTCCGTGACTTGGAAGGCTTTGAACGCATTTGGGTGCTGTTCCAGTTTCATGAAAATGAAGGATGGCGCCCAACAACCCGCCCGCCAGTTCCGCCCAAGGGAAAGGATCGCGTTGGCACTTTTGCCAGCCGTTCGCCTTATCGCCCCAATCCCATTGGATTGAGCTGTGTTCGCCTGCTGAAAATTGAAGGCCTTACGCTTTACGTGGATGAAGCGGATCTGCTGAACGAATCACCTATCATTGATATTAAACCTTACATTCCCATGGCAGATGCTTTCCCTGATGCAAAAGCTGGTTGGGTAGAAGAGCAGGATGGGGAACGATGGATTGTGGAAACTTCGGAAACATTTGCTGCTCAAAATAAATGGATTTGTGAAAACAGTTCCTTTGACTTGATGAGTTTTGCAGATGTTCAGCTAGGTCGTGGCGGCTTTGGTGAAGGCGCTCTTGATGGAACCCGGCGTCGTCTTGTTCTAGATGAAAAAAAAAGCACTGGGGTGCTGGCTTATCGCACGTTCCGCATAGATTTCAATTATAATGACGATGTAAAATCTGTTTGTCTTCTAAATATTCGTTCGGGATATAAACCGGAAGAATTAGCAGAAGGTGCAGAAGACAAGTACGGTGATAAACAGCTACACCGTGAATTTTTGAAACTGTTCCATCCGGAATATCGGATTGGATAATTTTCACATTAGTATTTTTCGCCAAGAACTAGCAAACGGTAGATGGCTTCTTCGCTACCTACTTTGTGTTTGTCTGTTTCGTTGCGCCCGAAAAATTTGTGCCAGTCTCTGCTTGTTGGAACAATGGCGTCGTCAAAAGGCCAGGGACGAATAAAGCCAGGTGGCAATTGGCTGTAGAGCTTGCTGTTGTCAATGTCCAGGTCGCCTACACGTGGGGGCATGGGGCCTGCTTCGATTCGGGGGCAACCGTGAAGCAGTTCTGCGGGGTAGCCACCGATGGCGTTCACCAGCTGGCCTGCGTTATACAAGGTGACACGACGCGGACCTCCGCAGTTGTAAATGCCTGCAGGAAATTCGTGTTCCAGAATGTATTGAACCACGCGGCACATGTCATTACCGTAAATGGGCCTGCGGTATTCATCGGTATAAAGTGTGGCGGGGCGGCCCGGTCTAAAACGATAGCTGATCCAGTCGATGGCGCCGGCGCATCCGCCGGGAGCATAGTCCATAGGCAGGGGCACGCGCAGCATGACAGCGTCGGGCTTGATTCGCTGAATTTCCATTTCCGCTTCCAGCTGGTGCTTGCCGTAATTATGGATAGGGTCCTTGACCGTATCTTCTTTATAGGGGCGCAGGTGTACTGTTTCTTCGCTGCCGCTCCACACCATGTCCGTTGAAATTCGCACGAATGCACAGTTGTATTCTGCTGCCAGCTGGGCAGCGTCCACTCCCTGGGAACAGTTC
Above is a genomic segment from Fibrobacter sp. containing:
- the tsaA gene encoding tRNA (N6-threonylcarbamoyladenosine(37)-N6)-methyltransferase TrmO; the encoded protein is MEIKPIGTFFGDAVYKYDAPRQGRLFAGHPGRIVLNAGCNFEMALRDLEGFERIWVLFQFHENEGWRPTTRPPVPPKGKDRVGTFASRSPYRPNPIGLSCVRLLKIEGLTLYVDEADLLNESPIIDIKPYIPMADAFPDAKAGWVEEQDGERWIVETSETFAAQNKWICENSSFDLMSFADVQLGRGGFGEGALDGTRRRLVLDEKKSTGVLAYRTFRIDFNYNDDVKSVCLLNIRSGYKPEELAEGAEDKYGDKQLHREFLKLFHPEYRIG
- a CDS encoding sugar nucleotide-binding protein, encoding METEPEVISDPQTDSWQEQPRRPIQTPILVLGLNGVPGYALFRHFNKLFGGTDESDGNSGTIHPAKRHPDAQAPLIGIRPIKHPCVFGQDVVAIDAEDTAGLTALFEKHKFKTVIDASGNCALKACECDTPRSYLLNCSQGVDAAQLAAEYNCAFVRISTDMVWSGSEETVHLRPYKEDTVKDPIHNYGKHQLEAEMEIQRIKPDAVMLRVPLPMDYAPGGCAGAIDWISYRFRPGRPATLYTDEYRRPIYGNDMCRVVQYILEHEFPAGIYNCGGPRRVTLYNAGQLVNAIGGYPAELLHGCPRIEAGPMPPRVGDLDIDNSKLYSQLPPGFIRPWPFDDAIVPTSRDWHKFFGRNETDKHKVGSEEAIYRLLVLGEKY